A window of the Mucilaginibacter sp. cycad4 genome harbors these coding sequences:
- the hflX gene encoding GTPase HflX: protein MKQKFYDTAVKQEKAVLVGVITPNETDEIEKEHLEELEFLASTAGALTVTHFTQKLQRPDRATFVGSGKLEDIKAYVKEEEIDIVIFDDGLSPSQLRNIENELQVKILDRNNLILDIFASRAQTAQAKTQVELAQLQYLLPRLTRLWTHLERQKGGIGMRGPGESQIETDRRLILNKISLLKEKLRQIDKQNETQRKNRHQLVRTALVGYTNVGKSTIMNMIAKSEVFAENKLFATLDTTVRKVVIENLPFLMSDTVGFIRKLPHHLVECFKSTLDETREADILIHVVDISHPNFEDQIRTVNETLKDIGAIDKRIITVFNKIDAFKPEDHQVSQEEPLTLEDFKQSWMAKNNAPAIFISATKKENVDEFRALLYDEVKAIHTERYPYDQLLY from the coding sequence ATGAAGCAAAAATTTTATGATACTGCTGTGAAGCAGGAAAAAGCTGTACTTGTTGGTGTAATAACCCCCAACGAAACCGACGAGATTGAAAAAGAGCACCTGGAAGAGCTGGAGTTTCTGGCCAGCACCGCGGGAGCGTTGACGGTAACTCACTTCACTCAAAAGCTGCAGCGCCCGGACAGGGCAACCTTTGTTGGCTCCGGTAAACTGGAAGACATTAAAGCATACGTTAAAGAAGAAGAAATTGATATAGTTATTTTTGATGATGGCCTTTCGCCGTCGCAACTGCGTAATATTGAGAACGAACTACAGGTAAAGATCCTTGACCGTAACAACCTGATCCTGGATATTTTTGCAAGCCGCGCACAAACAGCCCAGGCCAAAACCCAGGTTGAACTGGCGCAATTGCAATACCTGTTGCCCCGCCTTACCCGCCTCTGGACCCACTTAGAGCGTCAGAAAGGTGGTATCGGTATGCGTGGCCCGGGTGAGTCGCAAATTGAGACCGACCGCCGTTTGATCCTGAATAAGATCTCGCTGCTAAAGGAAAAGCTGAGGCAGATAGATAAGCAGAACGAAACCCAGCGCAAAAACCGTCATCAACTGGTGCGTACTGCCTTGGTTGGGTATACCAACGTGGGTAAGTCTACGATCATGAACATGATTGCCAAATCGGAAGTATTTGCCGAGAATAAGCTGTTCGCTACTTTAGATACCACCGTAAGGAAAGTTGTGATCGAGAACCTACCTTTCCTGATGTCGGATACGGTAGGTTTTATCCGTAAGCTGCCGCACCATTTGGTTGAGTGTTTTAAATCAACCCTTGATGAAACCCGTGAGGCAGATATCCTGATCCATGTGGTTGATATTTCGCACCCTAATTTTGAAGATCAGATCCGTACGGTTAACGAAACCCTGAAAGATATCGGCGCTATTGATAAACGCATTATTACTGTATTTAACAAAATAGATGCCTTTAAACCCGAAGATCACCAAGTGTCGCAAGAAGAACCACTAACACTGGAAGACTTTAAACAAAGCTGGATGGCTAAGAACAACGCACCTGCCATATTTATCTCAGCAACGAAAAAAGAAAATGTGGATGAGTTTAGAGCTTTGTTATATGACGAGGTGAAAGCCATACATACCGAGAGGTACCCGTATGATCAGTTGTTGTATTGA
- a CDS encoding DUF3857 domain-containing protein yields the protein MNKLLTLIALGALATAAKAQAPAIPTAQAFGKVDKADLEMKACDFEKDANAEILFDKGEVYFDTQYNIIFERHRRIKIFNDNGKDEANIRLSYISASHSEFITGLQAETINLENGVATPIKVDKKQIFTQTVDKNRSAIVFSFPNVKPGSIIEYKYRHTINNIVDFPDWYFQDELPTRYSELNTNIPDILTYKNLVNLHYPLVVDKTSGSNTHTQAMANIPSVKEEPYMDAINDNSERILFQLLSVRGTFMHSFSDTWTKVGENVVKWEDFGEQFNRKLAGEETIIAKAKTFKTDDEKIAYIFNQVKNTMKWDESYDKTTNDGTVKAWEKKTGNSTEVNLILYHLLQKAGLKVYPMMVSTRKHGRINPAYPNSYQFNNTVAYIPVDSAKHYVLDATSKYNLYNQIPYTYLNSFGFLINKADNVYDMTFLQNTDPVRQVVLINAEIKPDGKMAGSADISSFAYNRINVVRDYKTDGEKKYIENLCSNNNSLKISSLKIEDIDIDTLPLRQNINFNLDLTGSDDNYIYFNSNLFTDLKKNPFLNENRTTDINFGYRDNYAITGIFKLPAGYKVDALPKSVSMATPDNSIVFKRMVAEQDGQIMVRLNIDHKKTIYFKEEYADFHEFCKKMYEMINEQIVLKKS from the coding sequence ATGAATAAGTTACTAACCCTTATTGCTTTAGGAGCCCTTGCAACTGCTGCAAAAGCACAAGCTCCTGCTATCCCAACCGCCCAGGCTTTTGGCAAGGTTGACAAAGCCGACCTTGAAATGAAAGCCTGCGATTTTGAAAAAGACGCCAATGCTGAAATTCTTTTTGATAAAGGCGAGGTGTATTTCGATACACAATACAACATCATATTTGAAAGGCACAGGCGTATTAAAATATTTAACGACAATGGGAAAGATGAAGCCAATATTCGATTATCTTATATCAGTGCCAGCCATTCCGAATTTATAACAGGCTTACAGGCCGAAACCATTAACCTTGAAAATGGAGTTGCCACGCCCATCAAAGTCGATAAAAAACAGATCTTTACACAAACTGTAGATAAAAACCGCTCGGCAATCGTTTTTTCGTTCCCTAACGTAAAACCAGGCAGTATTATTGAGTATAAATACAGGCATACCATTAACAACATTGTTGATTTTCCTGACTGGTATTTTCAGGACGAATTGCCGACGCGCTACAGCGAACTTAATACCAATATTCCCGATATTCTTACTTACAAAAACCTGGTAAACCTTCACTATCCGCTGGTAGTTGATAAAACTTCGGGCAGCAATACACATACCCAGGCAATGGCTAACATTCCTTCGGTAAAGGAGGAGCCATACATGGATGCTATTAATGATAATTCAGAACGGATCCTTTTCCAACTGTTAAGTGTTCGCGGAACTTTTATGCATAGTTTCTCAGACACATGGACAAAAGTTGGCGAAAACGTTGTTAAATGGGAAGATTTTGGCGAGCAGTTTAACCGTAAACTCGCAGGCGAGGAAACTATTATTGCCAAAGCAAAAACTTTCAAAACCGACGACGAAAAAATAGCTTACATTTTCAACCAGGTTAAAAACACCATGAAATGGGATGAGTCATATGATAAAACAACCAACGATGGTACTGTTAAGGCATGGGAAAAGAAAACCGGTAACTCGACAGAAGTAAATCTTATCCTTTATCATTTACTTCAAAAAGCAGGCTTAAAGGTATATCCAATGATGGTTAGTACCCGTAAGCATGGCCGCATAAACCCGGCTTACCCAAACTCTTACCAGTTTAACAACACGGTGGCCTATATACCTGTCGACAGTGCAAAACACTATGTGCTTGATGCAACAAGTAAATACAACCTTTACAACCAGATTCCTTACACCTATCTTAATTCATTCGGCTTTTTAATAAACAAAGCTGATAACGTTTACGACATGACGTTTTTACAAAACACCGATCCGGTAAGGCAGGTAGTTTTGATTAACGCCGAAATTAAGCCTGATGGCAAGATGGCCGGCAGCGCCGATATCAGCAGCTTCGCCTATAACAGGATCAATGTTGTAAGAGATTATAAAACCGACGGTGAGAAAAAATACATTGAAAACCTGTGCAGTAATAATAACAGTCTTAAAATATCATCGCTAAAAATTGAAGATATAGATATCGATACCCTTCCCTTACGCCAGAATATCAATTTCAATCTCGACCTTACGGGCTCAGATGATAATTACATCTATTTTAATTCAAACCTGTTTACCGATCTTAAAAAGAACCCGTTTTTAAATGAAAACCGTACTACTGATATCAACTTTGGCTATCGCGACAATTATGCAATAACAGGCATTTTTAAACTGCCTGCGGGTTATAAAGTTGATGCCCTACCTAAAAGTGTAAGTATGGCCACTCCTGATAATTCAATTGTTTTTAAACGCATGGTGGCCGAGCAAGATGGCCAGATCATGGTACGTCTTAACATCGACCACAAAAAAACAATATACTTTAAAGAAGAGTATGCTGATTTTCATGAATTCTGTAAAAAAATGTACGAAATGATCAATGAGCAGATAGTACTTAAAAAGTCATAG
- a CDS encoding type II toxin-antitoxin system VapC family toxin: MNLLLDTNIFIFISRYPKLKLLSTVINPDNRKLYVSVVTIAELRSIALQNNWAKEKWDFIQPIIDECYQVEATQTLVNSYSQIDAYSQRRNPSFQEYGFATPRNMGKNDLWIASTAALLGLTLVTTDKDFDHLHLVFMEVKRITPETLV, encoded by the coding sequence ATGAATTTATTGCTTGATACCAACATTTTCATTTTTATATCAAGATATCCCAAACTGAAACTTTTAAGTACGGTCATCAACCCAGATAACCGAAAATTATATGTTTCTGTTGTTACTATTGCCGAATTACGGTCTATTGCACTTCAAAACAATTGGGCAAAAGAAAAATGGGACTTTATTCAACCAATAATAGATGAATGCTATCAAGTAGAGGCAACACAAACGCTTGTTAATTCTTACTCACAAATCGATGCCTACTCCCAACGCCGCAACCCGTCCTTTCAAGAATATGGCTTTGCTACCCCGCGCAATATGGGTAAAAATGATCTATGGATAGCATCGACAGCTGCTCTTCTTGGATTAACACTCGTAACCACTGATAAAGATTTCGATCACCTTCACCTGGTTTTCATGGAAGTAAAACGCATTACGCCGGAAACTCTTGTATAA
- the ruvC gene encoding crossover junction endodeoxyribonuclease RuvC, producing the protein MQQAVNLKERIILGIDPGTAVMGYGLLKETGPKIELLAMGVVKMPTTDDHMLKLQRIFEKTVALIDNYNPDCLAIEAPFYGKNIQVMLKLGRAQGMAIAAALSRNVEITEYAPRKIKQSITGNGNATKEQVAAMLQSLLKFKETPDFLDATDGLAVAVCHSFQRIPTGSGAGKAGSKKSYSGWDTFVKDNARRIVK; encoded by the coding sequence ATGCAACAGGCAGTAAATTTAAAGGAAAGGATCATTTTAGGCATCGACCCAGGCACAGCCGTTATGGGTTACGGACTGCTTAAGGAAACCGGTCCTAAAATAGAGCTGCTTGCTATGGGCGTGGTCAAAATGCCCACTACTGACGATCATATGCTTAAGCTGCAGCGCATCTTCGAAAAAACCGTTGCCCTCATTGATAACTATAATCCCGATTGCCTGGCTATTGAAGCTCCCTTTTACGGCAAAAACATACAGGTGATGCTTAAGCTCGGCCGCGCACAGGGAATGGCCATAGCCGCCGCATTATCGCGCAATGTAGAGATCACCGAATATGCTCCCCGTAAAATTAAACAGTCCATAACCGGCAACGGCAATGCTACTAAAGAGCAGGTGGCCGCCATGCTGCAAAGTCTGCTTAAATTCAAAGAAACTCCCGATTTTCTGGATGCTACCGATGGTTTGGCGGTGGCTGTTTGCCATTCGTTTCAACGGATCCCTACAGGTTCGGGGGCGGGTAAGGCAGGTTCTAAAAAGTCATATTCGGGCTGGGATACTTTTGTAAAGGATAATGCCAGGCGGATTGTGAAGTGA
- a CDS encoding 1,4-dihydroxy-6-naphthoate synthase: MKLTLGFSPCPNDTFIFDALIHHKIDTEGLEFEVFYDDVETLNQKAFRGELDITKLSYHAFAYVTDKYVLLDSGSALGFGVGPMLIFNPPITRFVNDEDKEIFKGESGTSEKVDLVPIVSKSKIGIPGKYTTANFLLSLAFPEANNKTEIVFSEIENSVLNGTIDFGLIIHENRFTYQDRGLAKLIDLGDYWEKRTGCAIPLGGIVANRNLPLDIQHKINRVLRKSVEFAFANPKSGLAFIKQHAQEMSEEVMYKHIELYVNQYSVELGEEGRKAINLMFDTALEKGIIPEIKDGIFLTD, from the coding sequence ATGAAACTTACGCTCGGATTTTCGCCCTGCCCTAACGATACTTTTATTTTTGATGCCCTCATTCACCATAAAATTGACACCGAAGGCCTGGAGTTTGAAGTATTTTACGATGATGTGGAAACGCTTAACCAAAAAGCTTTTCGTGGTGAACTGGATATTACCAAACTAAGCTACCACGCCTTTGCCTATGTAACCGATAAATATGTGCTGCTCGACTCGGGCAGCGCGCTGGGTTTTGGCGTAGGGCCTATGCTTATTTTCAACCCGCCAATAACGCGTTTTGTGAATGATGAGGATAAAGAAATATTCAAGGGAGAATCGGGCACAAGTGAAAAGGTTGATTTAGTGCCTATTGTTTCTAAATCCAAAATTGGGATTCCTGGAAAATATACGACCGCCAATTTCTTACTAAGCCTCGCATTTCCGGAAGCAAATAACAAAACAGAAATTGTTTTTTCTGAAATAGAAAACTCTGTACTAAACGGAACCATTGATTTTGGATTGATTATCCACGAAAACAGATTTACTTATCAGGACAGGGGACTGGCCAAATTAATCGACCTTGGTGACTACTGGGAAAAACGTACCGGCTGCGCCATTCCGCTGGGTGGTATTGTAGCTAACCGCAATTTACCATTGGATATTCAGCATAAAATAAACCGGGTGCTGCGCAAGTCGGTTGAGTTTGCTTTTGCCAATCCAAAATCGGGCTTAGCGTTTATTAAACAACATGCCCAGGAAATGAGTGAGGAAGTAATGTATAAACACATTGAGCTTTATGTAAACCAATACTCGGTTGAGTTGGGCGAAGAAGGCCGTAAAGCTATCAACCTGATGTTTGATACCGCTTTGGAGAAAGGGATTATACCGGAGATAAAGGATGGGATATTTTTGACTGATTAA
- a CDS encoding IS4 family transposase, giving the protein MRETIFSKELALKFKMNEQDFTRNRKQPFSSTLLFMFNLLRRSLAIEIDGFVRYLNEHFSFGNARSFTSSAFIQNRKKIDPAVFSHLSNVIIENFYTTDNETANYLNGIRILVVDSTKLTLPYTAELKKCYGVMKNQSTVEVVQARASVLYDVLNGLVLDAALDGLNKGERELALRHNQKWKKKDLIIYDRGYPSYDFIHEHVKLGADCLIRVTVANFSFATTFVAGGKKSVVTEIYPSESHSLKDKDYDKNTPLKVRLLRVDLPSGEVEVLITTLLDSTKYPAKLFKKLYFMRWGVETFYDELKNKLKVEHFTGYSQASILQDFYCAIFISNLQSVIVNDLEPELSIQNEAKKYDYKVNTNLSYGFLKNRILELLCKQAPLESVFQELEALFIKHTIPVRNNRTFPRHAGKYRARIRPKVTKNQKDAI; this is encoded by the coding sequence TTGAGGGAGACAATTTTCAGCAAGGAGCTTGCTCTGAAGTTTAAGATGAATGAACAAGACTTTACCAGGAACAGAAAGCAGCCTTTTAGTTCAACTTTGCTATTTATGTTCAATTTATTAAGAAGAAGCCTTGCCATTGAAATAGATGGCTTCGTACGTTATTTGAATGAGCATTTTTCTTTTGGCAATGCCCGCTCTTTTACCTCAAGCGCTTTTATTCAGAACCGGAAAAAGATCGATCCAGCCGTTTTCAGTCACCTTTCAAATGTGATTATTGAGAACTTTTACACGACAGACAACGAGACGGCAAACTATTTAAATGGTATTAGGATACTGGTTGTTGATAGCACCAAACTTACTTTACCTTATACTGCCGAATTAAAAAAGTGCTATGGCGTAATGAAAAATCAGTCCACAGTGGAAGTTGTACAAGCAAGAGCATCTGTTTTATACGATGTTTTAAATGGCTTAGTCTTAGATGCAGCTTTAGATGGTTTGAATAAAGGGGAAAGGGAACTCGCGCTAAGGCATAACCAAAAATGGAAAAAGAAAGACCTGATCATATATGACAGAGGATACCCTTCTTACGATTTTATACATGAGCATGTTAAATTGGGGGCTGATTGTTTGATACGGGTAACAGTAGCGAATTTTTCGTTCGCTACTACCTTTGTAGCCGGCGGTAAGAAATCTGTAGTTACGGAAATATATCCCTCAGAAAGTCATTCACTAAAAGATAAGGATTATGATAAAAATACTCCGTTAAAAGTGCGTTTATTAAGGGTTGACCTTCCGAGCGGAGAAGTAGAGGTACTGATAACAACTTTGTTGGATAGTACTAAATACCCTGCTAAACTGTTTAAAAAGCTATATTTCATGCGATGGGGAGTTGAGACCTTTTATGATGAATTAAAGAACAAACTTAAGGTCGAACACTTCACAGGTTACTCACAAGCGAGCATATTGCAGGATTTTTATTGTGCCATTTTTATCAGCAATCTTCAATCGGTTATTGTAAATGATCTGGAACCGGAATTGTCTATACAAAATGAAGCCAAAAAATACGATTACAAGGTAAATACAAACCTCTCTTATGGGTTCTTAAAAAACAGGATATTAGAATTGCTTTGTAAACAAGCCCCTTTAGAATCTGTATTTCAGGAATTAGAAGCTTTGTTTATTAAACATACTATCCCGGTGAGAAATAATCGAACGTTCCCAAGACATGCCGGTAAATACAGAGCCAGGATCAGACCTAAAGTAACTAAAAATCAAAAAGATGCAATCTAA
- a CDS encoding DUF3857 and transglutaminase domain-containing protein — protein sequence MISKYFNRLLLIAAALFVLAIKSYGQDKNIPKELYIASTIPDSLKEDANSVVRYSMEDDNFIGPGKAEEHFHTIVTILNEKGNDEAEMALQYNRKYSLVNSFEMRVYGADGTLIKKYHKSDMYDRLAVSNETMATDDRSLSISHTIASYPTTVEFIYDLDVRSLMDLGGWAYQDYEQSVQNAYYHISISSDAGFRYLNKNTNIKPQKTTADKTDSYSWKVANLKAFKHEAGSKGWRVLPRIYFAASDFEFYGVPGNISTWQNYGKWQQKLNADVCTLSPERVEEIKKMTADIKTDKEKVKFLYEYMQQNVRYVSIQLGIGGWKPFPATFVDQKKYGDCKALSNYMSALLKAVNIPSCYAIVNAGANMQPADPSFPYDPFNHIILCVPLKSDTTWLECTSQTQAFGKLGSFTENRYALLVTEDGGKLVKTPGSTDTDNQFNSEVHITLDADGGAKANVRILSTGDYRDDYLGLMYLKTDEQKSRVITMLNMKQPSVFTFKPSTDKDGVKEVDIDLEYDKFCDISAGGKQFYKPRVFDLWQSTFPAEEKRKSDYYFEIPMLKTCVTTIDLPAGFEIDALPADQNLKFTYGTYDVKYVYDAAKNQVVSTTKFNLKNHVIPAAKYTEMQVYMDAIAKAQNKKLVIRRKA from the coding sequence ATGATCAGTAAATATTTTAACAGGCTGCTGCTTATTGCGGCAGCCCTGTTTGTTTTAGCAATCAAAAGCTACGGCCAGGATAAAAATATCCCCAAAGAGCTTTATATAGCCTCAACCATCCCCGATTCATTGAAAGAGGATGCAAACTCCGTAGTACGCTACAGTATGGAGGATGATAATTTTATAGGCCCGGGCAAAGCGGAAGAGCACTTCCATACTATTGTTACCATTTTAAATGAAAAAGGGAACGACGAAGCCGAAATGGCTTTACAGTATAATAGAAAGTATAGCCTGGTAAATTCATTTGAAATGCGGGTATATGGTGCAGATGGTACCCTCATAAAAAAATATCATAAAAGCGATATGTATGACAGGCTGGCTGTGAGCAATGAAACTATGGCAACCGACGATAGGTCACTCTCCATAAGTCATACCATTGCCTCCTATCCAACAACTGTTGAGTTTATTTATGATTTGGATGTCAGAAGCCTGATGGACCTTGGCGGCTGGGCTTACCAGGATTACGAACAATCTGTCCAAAATGCCTACTATCATATTTCCATTAGCAGCGATGCTGGCTTCAGGTACTTAAATAAGAATACTAATATTAAACCACAAAAAACAACCGCCGATAAAACCGACAGCTATTCGTGGAAGGTTGCCAACCTAAAGGCTTTCAAACACGAAGCCGGGTCAAAGGGATGGCGGGTATTGCCGAGGATATATTTTGCAGCCAGCGATTTTGAATTTTATGGTGTGCCCGGCAATATAAGTACCTGGCAAAACTACGGCAAGTGGCAGCAAAAGTTAAATGCGGACGTATGTACACTTAGCCCGGAACGGGTTGAAGAAATAAAGAAAATGACCGCCGATATAAAAACCGACAAAGAAAAAGTAAAGTTTTTATATGAATACATGCAACAAAATGTACGTTATGTGAGCATACAATTGGGCATTGGTGGCTGGAAACCCTTTCCTGCAACTTTTGTTGATCAGAAAAAATACGGCGACTGCAAAGCTTTATCCAATTACATGTCGGCATTGCTCAAGGCAGTGAATATTCCTTCATGCTATGCAATAGTAAATGCCGGGGCAAACATGCAACCCGCAGATCCTTCATTTCCTTATGACCCTTTCAATCACATTATATTATGTGTACCACTTAAGAGCGATACAACCTGGCTTGAGTGCACAAGTCAGACACAGGCTTTTGGAAAGTTAGGATCATTTACCGAAAACAGGTATGCATTATTAGTTACCGAAGATGGCGGAAAACTCGTAAAAACGCCCGGGAGCACAGATACTGACAACCAGTTTAACAGCGAAGTGCATATAACCCTTGATGCTGATGGTGGTGCTAAGGCAAACGTCAGGATCCTCAGTACCGGCGATTACAGAGACGATTATCTTGGTTTAATGTATTTAAAAACAGATGAGCAAAAGTCGAGGGTGATAACTATGTTAAATATGAAACAGCCTTCTGTTTTCACCTTTAAACCATCAACAGATAAAGATGGCGTAAAGGAGGTTGACATTGATTTGGAGTATGATAAATTTTGTGATATATCGGCAGGCGGCAAACAGTTTTATAAGCCCAGGGTATTCGATTTATGGCAATCAACATTTCCGGCAGAGGAAAAACGAAAAAGCGATTATTATTTTGAGATCCCTATGTTAAAAACATGCGTTACCACTATTGACCTGCCTGCCGGTTTTGAAATTGATGCCCTGCCTGCCGATCAGAACCTCAAGTTTACTTATGGCACATATGATGTTAAATATGTTTATGACGCTGCTAAAAACCAGGTGGTAAGCACCACCAAATTCAATTTAAAAAACCATGTGATCCCGGCTGCCAAATACACCGAGATGCAGGTTTATATGGACGCCATTGCCAAAGCCCAAAATAAAAAGCTGGTGATCCGCCGTAAAGCATAA
- the aat gene encoding leucyl/phenylalanyl-tRNA--protein transferase — protein MIFRLDEDLIFPKPDLAEPDGLLAVGGDLSTERLLLAYQNGIFPWYSDDTPILWYSPHERFVLFPDELKVSKSMRQVLRSGKLSVTVDTCFNDVITACSTAPREGQDGTWIVPDMIAAYNRLHWEGYAHSVEVWQDDELVGGLYGVHVGGVFCGESMFSRVSNASKTALIYLCNTGLYKLIDCQVHTGHLESMGARMISREQYMDVLLNNLV, from the coding sequence ATGATATTCAGGCTCGACGAAGATTTAATATTTCCAAAGCCCGATCTGGCCGAACCAGACGGGCTTTTGGCTGTTGGCGGCGACCTGAGCACCGAGCGCTTGCTGCTGGCCTATCAAAACGGCATTTTCCCCTGGTATAGTGATGATACGCCGATCCTGTGGTATTCGCCGCACGAGCGGTTTGTTTTATTTCCTGATGAGTTAAAAGTTTCCAAATCCATGCGGCAGGTGTTACGATCAGGCAAATTGAGCGTAACTGTCGATACCTGTTTTAACGATGTAATAACAGCCTGTTCAACCGCTCCGCGCGAGGGGCAGGACGGTACCTGGATTGTGCCCGATATGATTGCCGCTTACAATCGCCTGCATTGGGAAGGCTATGCCCACTCTGTTGAGGTATGGCAGGATGACGAACTGGTTGGCGGCCTTTACGGCGTACATGTCGGCGGTGTTTTTTGTGGCGAAAGTATGTTTAGCAGGGTTAGCAACGCTTCAAAAACTGCGCTCATTTATCTGTGCAATACCGGGCTTTACAAGCTTATCGATTGCCAGGTACATACCGGTCATCTCGAATCGATGGGTGCACGGATGATAAGCCGGGAGCAATATATGGATGTATTGCTAAATAATTTAGTTTAA